In the Necator americanus strain Aroian chromosome X, whole genome shotgun sequence genome, TCCGAAGAGCGACCGTCTGGTTTCGCACTGTCCTCCACTACTTGTTCGTCGAGTGCTGTCCTCTGGCTCCTTAAAAGCGCATTTTGACTGTGCCACCTCCACTTCCGAAATCCTGATTCCGGTCACTTGACTTGGCTTTTGTGGTTAGTTAACACGTCTATTTAATCATAGGCAGTCGAGGTATAAAGCATCTGATCTTGCACCCACCACTGTATAGGAGTTTGTGGTCTGCTATCAGCTCGGTAGCCAGCATTCAGTGCCTTTCAAAATTATCCGAACGTCTTTATGACAACCTATTTTTACATAAATGGTCGGTCATGAAatcgttgtttatttttatcatcGCGCAGAAAATTACTCATTCATTTGGTTGCAAATATAGTGACTGTCATttaaaataatcataaaattactctcaaaattttaaatttgccGACttccttctttgaaaaattttgcaagCTTTCGTTGTTTTCGGTTTTCGACAACTTCACGGTTCCAGACTTTCGACGATTCTTTGAAGTATAaacttttagaaatttcttttatttctaaaagcGAATATTCAAATACTGGTGtcgaacaagaaaacaaaaaaaaaaaacgccaaatAAATGCGCTACTGTAAGCATTGTTGTGAAATCATCAGGACgttaaatattatttactttgtGCCCTCAAAAAGAGTTGCGTGCGCTCCAGAATACGCTTCAAAGAAGCTTAAACGCGTGTACATAAGCAAACAGATCTCTTCAGTTCTTTTGTCTCACAGTTTCTGGTACACTGGTTTCAATTTCTCCAGTTAAACTCACTCAGAAAATACGGACGATATCCGTGATTTGAGATGAACGaagattttctgaaaagataTATTTATTGTGGTTTCATCTTCAGTTTCCGAGCTCGACCTATTCATAACAGCAATGCCAACGAATGCACAATTGACAGGCCTAGTAACCCAATTTTGCTACGCAGTTGGTTATTGTTACGTGTTCTCAATGTCACCGCTCCAGATAGTCTCCTATTTTCGAATTATTTCTCCATCTTCGCACCTCCCCAAAGGAGATCTTCCACCTTTTCAAATCAGTAAACTACAAATTGAACTTCGAAACAAAGCATTTATTCGAATACACACTCGCAATCTACAGCGATGTGATTAAGTCCAGTTTTGATGATATAAGTGGTCAATCCTGACTCTTGAATCCTCGACGAACACTTCAGTTCGTTAGGCTGTCATTCGGAACGCCTATCTTGACCGTGGCGACATTCTTCTATATCCAAATGTTACAGATGCTCTTCATATTTCTACTGGTATTCGTCCATACTGCTGCTCCAGTCAGCGTTACTCGCGATTTTTCAACCACCGAAAGAGCACCTTTCTCTGCTCAGGTACGGTTCTTCAACGTAGAACTGCATTCAACAATAGCAATAACTTATAACTATAGGCAGGCATATTTTCCGATGAAGAAATAGGTCCGATGTTTTCTATGGCACCAGACACCGATTTCGAGGAAGCTCTATCGGCTATGAAGTCAACACGAGGTGAACTCATAGTAactaattattattgatattagtTCGCAGTACATTTTCTCAGGTTTCTCAGGTGGTTCGTCGATTCTTCCTGAAGCAAAACCACCAGGCTTTGAGCCTCAGCCACCAGGTGTTGAAGAAACTCCTGAGTACAGGGAAATGATGAGGAATGGAGCTTATGCGGAATGTTAGTCGTTAAATAATTCCTCGGAGCTAGTTCGTAGATTTCAAAGTTAAACAGCGGGCATTAAAGTAAGAGCActtaatggcatcaccccacgaatctgaggtggtctagatttcacgtggagtattcgtatacgggatcatagattaaggagaggggggtgattccgtccatttattcctaattgccatagaaaacggcccggaagatacggcctcgagcgttccggcgcactattttctacaatgagttcgattggagcgcgccagccttgcgcacgcacAGCATCTTTTGGGcagttttttacagcaattaggaagaaatggacggaatcaccccctctccataatctacgacccgaatactccacctgaaatccgtaccacctcggattcgtggggtgatgcctttaaatattcaTTTCCTATCAATAGGttaaaacgaatttttttcttcttgggaaatatttttctgttcatgAATAAAATGTCCTCTTTTGAAGAAGTTCGATGATTAAATCACAAATTATTTCTGAGGGGGTATGGGCCTTCCTTTTCAAATGTTACAAGAGCACTTGAAGCGTATAGCGTTTTGTCCTTGAAAAAATGCGATGAACAAGTTTTTCCAGCGAATACTCCAGCCAAAATAGACTATCCGGCAACAGCCACGGTTTCTTACGAAGGACTTCCACTAAATGACAACGCTATTGAATCATTCACTAGCAAGGTATACAGCAATCAAGatgtctttttcttcctacatATTTAAACGAAGTGACATTACAGGATGTCACTACGGAGCAGGAAGAGTCGTCCGGGGAACAGAAATTGACAACAATCGCTTCACACGTAGATGTTGAGTTTTCATCACTCGATTCGGATGGGTCTGGACAAATCGAATTAAACAGAGGCGTTGAGAAAGTATCGGGTGAAGTCGGGCAGTACTCCTCCTACGAAAGCCCAAAAACACTTTCTGAAGTTACTCCTTACGGTCAACAACAAACATTAACTGTACCAGCATATGGTGATCCCTCCTATGACGGCTACGGTCAATCGGCCGTCTCACAATCAATCTCAACGTCACCTGATACTCCTTACGATTTAGTTCCGTGGAGTACGACCACATCGGATTCAGAAAATGACGGATTTACTCATAACGAAGCGCTGACGAACGTATTGCACGACACAGTGCCGCAAACCACCGTACTGCCCGACACTGGATATGAAGGAGGAGGGCAGAGCGCTCCTCCTCCAGAAGCGAGAACTAGCGTAGGAGCGCAATCCACAGATAGTTCTACGATGCAAAGTTACGATGGAGTAGCTCAGGTATCCAACTACGACGTAGTACCCTCGTCTAGTTATGACGAAGCAGCACAACATATTACTTCATATGATCTACCATTTGCATCCGCAGGCGAAAATTCTATGAGTACCAATTCCATCCCTTCAACTGAGATCCAAAAGGGTCAGGAACAGCAAAATGTTTTCCACGATGCTGTCAAAGAGAAATCAAATAATGGTCAAACAGTTCTGAACGCACCTGTTGCGAAGGAAACCTTCGGAACAAAAGAAGCAGGGAAACTAGAGAAGTACATGGAAGACGTGGATAAGAGATCAACCAAAACCTCGGGGAAAGCAGCTGTAATCGGCCCGCCAGCTGATCGTGCACCTCCTCGACGGGGAGCGGTTGAAGGTACCTGCTCATTAACTGGAGCACATATGCACAAAGATTTCTGAACCTCTATATTGCCATTGCATCAACATTAACTAAAGCAAAACACGCCTTctttaatccagaaatttcaggTTGTCCCGAACCAGTACTGTGTGCGAAGAACTGCTTCGTGTACATCAACGAGAATGGATGTCAGGACTGTCAATGCTTATGGCAAGCACTCGGtctgtctctctctctctctctctggtTGTACGTTATATGAATAATTCTCTGAATTAAGCTTGCGATAATGATAACGATTGTCCGGAAGAGGTCCAGTACTGTGATCTCGGAAAGTGCAACTGTAGGCCAGGCCAGCGACAAGACATGGCACGTTCAGGATTCTGCGAACCAGATCCCAAATTTAAAGGAACTTTTCCACAAGAAGGTAAGTATTCCCGCTCGTTTCAGTTGACTGAATGGAACTGCGGGCAGAATTCAATCCTCTCATACTTTTTGAAATAGCCAGGAGCTTTAGGTCTAGGACTAAGCTCAAAGAATTAAGCAAGCTGAAAAATGAGCGAAGAAAGATCCCTGcacttgaaagaaaacaattttcaagtattttaACGCAATCGTTTTCGCAGTTCATCAAATCCACTTCTGTTTTTTCGATCCTTGCACTTGTCTAGGCTCAATTAGAGAAATAACCACATACTTTTCAGATATTGGACAATTCGCAAAGAGAACAAAACGTGCCGCAACGAGCCAGCTCGATAGTTTGAACAAACATGCGCACCTGGAAGTTCCCACAGATACAAGAACGATTCTTCCAAGGGTATTCCAATGAGATTCATATCTGAACAAATATCGCAATTTAGTATTCTAATATGGAGTATTATATTTGTAAATATTGTAGTATATATTTCCGTGAAtacatatttttatgaaaaatttcgtGATTTTCTCTACTACACTACATCTAGGCTATAACAAATACGATTCAACACGACGATCCAATTTTGCCCACAATGATCATTTCAAGGAGCATGAAATCCGCAGGTAAATGGATAACAAAGACTCAGAATGAgcacaaattaaattaaaaacagtAAACGATACTTTCCAAGGAAATTATATCAGTGGGTTATTGAGATGGATCACAGAGAATATGTATGTGCAAAGAACTATTTGTGTTTATATCActaaatattaagaaaattgaaatcagGGTTATTTATTACTCTCCAGCAATAGCAGCAAAATAAGCAAGCTGGAGGAGCATCCTATCAGGAATATTGattatttgagagaaataggttttcaaaaaattcattttctcagTTCTGATTTTCCGTCATGTCATGTCGCTTTTCCATcaaacacacagacaaacataCTGTAAGGCAGTGCAGAGCAAATGCATCCTGTAAATAATGTGAACGGTCATTacacttttttactttccgTTGATTATCACTCTCCTATTTACTACTCATTAGATAGTAAGGCCACTCTTGATTCAGTATCCAATTTCTGATGGTACTGGTAGTATTAACCACGTTGACGTGTTCATCACATAAAACATAGTAGTCTctaacatcaatttttttaaaataacatCCATACGAAGCTGGATCTACGTGGTTTTATTCCTCGgactcggaaaaaaaaattacaaaaatacatCTATAGGGACATGAATTGAATGTGAAACGCGCAATCAGCGATATTCGCCATTGACACGTGCGAGTATCGATGCACCGCTGTGACCTACCCGTCCGAAATTTGACCCCCATTTTAGCAGTAGAGGGCTAAGTTGCATAAGACTTAGAGGAGtaaattgttgttatttacgCAATTTGATGTAGTGCATGATTCATGGCGCTaaatcctagtttttttttttttttttttttggggggggggggggggggcactcaATGGCGaattaaataatcaaatcaatcggtgCCCTAAGGGCTAAGCGTTAGAcattagaggatctatgacatgtaaactaaagttactaagagttAAGTAAGTtagtcgggaaataagggtgccactgagtgcctcTCCCTCCTTCCTCcgaactacattttccccgatttcttttaataaacaacaaattcgATCACTTTTTTTGAGCGTGACTACTACGCTAAGAGATATGAACGCGATGTTGgattttatgttatttatccaaaaaaaaagcgtttaaCAGAATTTCTTCGACATTACAATAAGATAACGTTTGCAAAATCTGAACATGAAGTAACCAAGAATAAATAGCATAGTTAGTAGGGacaaattaagaaaagaaacaataaagaTGCTAAGAATAAACAAAACCATGGAGTATGTCATTATTCGTTTTGTTCGATGCATTGTTCGCGCCATTTTATGCTATATTTAGAGCACAGAAACGCTCAGATcaatagaaacaaaacaaaaaacaaagaagaaaaaaactccgcCATTCAGCACTCTTCTGACTCAATATTCCCATTTTACCTGGTTCTTCGTTAATTTCAAACCGTTTGACTGACCTAGGTTCCACATGTTTTGACTCATACTCAATTCGACTCGATTTGTAGCGAATTCATTGCATAAACCAGATTTCAAACCCTAGATAGGGTCACACCAATTCATAAAGTAAAGGATAGCAAATGGACGGCTTGAGAAGACCAATGTTTAGATTTGGGATTTTATCCAGAACCATTTCTTTCACACTGACGTGCGCAACATACAGTCAGAGACCTACCAGACTAGTGTCCTTACTTTACT is a window encoding:
- a CDS encoding hypothetical protein (NECATOR_CHRX.G21285.T1), which produces MLFIFLLVFVHTAAPVSVTRDFSTTERAPFSAQAGIFSDEEIGPMFSMAPDTDFEEALSAMKSTRGFSGGSSILPEAKPPGFEPQPPGVEETPEYREMMRNGAYAESNTPAKIDYPATATVSYEGLPLNDNAIESFTSKDVTTEQEESSGEQKLTTIASHVDVEFSSLDSDGSGQIELNRGVEKVSGEVGQYSSYESPKTLSEVTPYGQQQTLTVPAYGDPSYDGYGQSAVSQSISTSPDTPYDLVPWSTTTSDSENDGFTHNEALTNVLHDTVPQTTVLPDTGYEGGGQSAPPPEARTSVGAQSTDSSTMQSYDGVAQVSNYDVVPSSSYDEAAQHITSYDLPFASAGENSMSTNSIPSTEIQKGQEQQNVFHDAVKEKSNNGQTVLNAPVAKETFGTKEAGKLEKYMEDVDKRSTKTSGKAAVIGPPADRAPPRRGAVEGCPEPVLCAKNCFVYINENGCQDCQCLWQALACDNDNDCPEEVQYCDLGKCNCRPGQRQDMARSGFCEPDPKFKGTFPQEDIGQFAKRTKRAATSQLDSLNKHAHLEVPTDTRTILPRVFQ
- a CDS encoding hypothetical protein (NECATOR_CHRX.G21285.T3) — its product is MLFIFLLVFVHTAAPVSVTRDFSTTERAPFSAQAGIFSDEEIGPMFSMAPDTDFEEALSAMKSTRGGSSILPEAKPPGFEPQPPGVEETPEYREMMRNGAYAESNTPAKIDYPATATVSYEGLPLNDNAIESFTSKDVTTEQEESSGEQKLTTIASHVDVEFSSLDSDGSGQIELNRGVEKVSGEVGQYSSYESPKTLSEVTPYGQQQTLTVPAYGDPSYDGYGQSAVSQSISTSPDTPYDLVPWSTTTSDSENDGFTHNEALTNVLHDTVPQTTVLPDTGYEGGGQSAPPPEARTSVGAQSTDSSTMQSYDGVAQVSNYDVVPSSSYDEAAQHITSYDLPFASAGENSMSTNSIPSTEIQKGQEQQNVFHDAVKEKSNNGQTVLNAPVAKETFGTKEAGKLEKYMEDVDKRSTKTSGKAAVIGPPADRAPPRRGAVEGCPEPVLCAKNCFVYINENGCQDCQCLWQALACDNDNDCPEEVQYCDLGKCNCRPGQRQDMARSGFCEPDPKFKGTFPQEGSIQPPAPPPRTGEVSRTLIDRSIVSTFPYLPPLEPLPKLIGTSLLNKPTASEKINDTTNTDEWIRRKSIRLVEFPISARFLAARSKGISVLPPLPLGVHPTKEELRRHNEFKKNTKQ